The proteins below are encoded in one region of Girardinichthys multiradiatus isolate DD_20200921_A chromosome 19, DD_fGirMul_XY1, whole genome shotgun sequence:
- the rtn1a gene encoding reticulon-1a isoform X1, translated as MSAQPGEDLGSEGRWFGDDRERNGLMGNTAPRFGEEFKPRGGDATADLDHQQFHPFQADGKRPPVAMETASTDDPMSGLFRKSMNDEGDVYTSLLSNQSFTAYLSDDLKPSNHSAGSSPLDDFTSDTYSFTSKTKTASTLSDIPKSLLGSDKTDSYNYMDISHGEEHCGSRGSADHDLLGSYMDQNPGRDEDDEENLGPALGSHSFPYVEDPSDEELNDYRSYRNLGSTPQTASPVKISLTGSQPSKAEPQLLPSPVGVSERENVLSVGLQGVPMVTLSEPEDDSPASTPNASPTRKQFSSEDMFKVESRKPPASRSNQGPKPSSRDHEGSSAESGDSEIELVSEELPKASSHSFTEEPKNKVTFSQPNNPFDDTPVTKAGFGLAGSPASPTTYSILREEREAELDSDLIIESASEESPKREQGIQGPKQGAPLPSPLVSSTSPPRSTPKAVPVQPLIAEKAKNPVKAEEDRPSKPKPPTAAVPPEVRSEKPQQDDMHKPLQQDKEELGKPAVAMLLEGFNKQKAIDLLYWRNVKQSGAVFSSVLLLLFSLTQFSVVSVGAYLALAALSATISFRIYKSVLQAVQKTDEGHPFKGYLEMEIALSQDQISKYADKILLYSNTCMKELRRLFLVQDLVDSLKFAVLMWLLTYVGALFNGLTLLILAVVSMFTLPVVYEKHQAQIDQYVGLIRTQVNSVVVKIQAKIPGAKRKEE; from the exons ATGTCTGCTCAGCCCGGCGAGGACCTAGGCTCGGAGGGGAGGTGGTTCGGGGATGACCGTGAGAGGAACGGCCTGATGGGAAACACAGCGCCCAGGTTCGGGGAGGAATTCAAGCCGAGAGGCGGCGATGCTACGGCCGACCTGGATCATCAGCAATTTCATCCTTTCCAGGCGGACGGGAAAAGGCCCCCCGTTGCTATGGAAACTGCATCCACAG ATGATCCCATGTCTGGCCTGTTTAGGAAATCCATGAATGACGAAGGTGATGTGTACACCTCCCTGCTGTCCAATCAGAGCTTCACAGCCTACCTGTCGGATGACTTGAAGCCCTCCAACCACTCTGCTGGCTCGTCTCCCCTGGACGACTTCACCAGTGACACCTACAGCTTCACCTCCAAAACCAAGACCGCTTCCACCTTATCTGACATCCCGAAATCCCTTCTGGGCTCAGACAAGACAGATTCCTACAACTACATGGATATCAGCCATGGGGAGGAGCATTGTGGGAGCAGGGGCTCAGCTGACCATGACTTACTGGGGAGCTACATGGATCAGAACCCAGGAagagatgaagatgatgaggaaaaTCTCGGTCCAGCACTGGGCTCCCACTCCTTCCCTTATGTGGAGGACCCCTCTGATGAAGAGCTGAATGACTACCGCTCCTACCGGAACCTGGGCAGCACCCCACAGACAGCCAGCCCAGTGAAGATCAGCCTGACCGGGTCCCAGCCTTCTAAAGCCGAGCCGCAGCTGCTCCCCTCTCCGGTTGGCGTGTCTGAGCGTGAAAACGTCCTGAGTGTGGGTCTGCAGGGGGTTCCCATGGTGACCCTGTCTGAACCAGAGGACGACAGCCCTGCATCCACTCCTAACGCTTCACCAACAA GGAAACAATTTTCCTCTGAGGACATGTTCAAGGTTGAGTCCAGAAAGCCTCCAGCTTCTAGAAGCAACCAAGGCCCAAAACCCAGCAGCAGGGACCACGAGGGgagcagcgcagagtccggagACTCAGAGATCGAGCTGGTTTCTGAAGAGCTTCCCAAGGCCAGTAGCCACTCATTTACTGAGGAACCGAAGAACAAGGTGACCTTCAGTCAGCCCAACAACCCCTTTGACGACACCCCAGTTACCAAAGCTGGCTTTGGGCTTGCTGGTAGCCCTGCTTCACCCACAACCTACAGCATTCTGAGGGAGGAGAGAGAGGCAGAGCTTGACAGTGATCTCATCATCGAGTCTGCCTCAGAAGAAAGCCCCAAGAGAGAGCAGGGCATTCAGGGCCCCAAGCAGGGAGCCCCCCTTCCCTCTCCTCTGGTTTCCTCCACCAGCCCTCCTCGCAGCACCCCTAAGGCTGTGCCAGTCCAGCCACTGATTGCTGAAAAGGCCAAGAACCCTGTCAAAGCAGAGGAGGATCGTCCCAGCAAGCCTAAGCCTCCGACTGCTGCTGTGCCTCCAGAGGTGAGATCAGAAAAGCCACAGCAGGATGACATGCACAAACCTCTCCAGCAGGACAAGGAAGAGCTGGGAAAACCTGCTGTAGCCATGTTGTTGGAGGGCTTCAACAAACAGAAAG CAATTGACCTCCTCtactggagaaatgtgaagCAGTCCGGTGCCGTGTTCAGCAGCGTCCTTCTGCTCCTGTTCTCCCTGACCCAGTTCAGCGTGGTCAGTGTCGGAGCCTACTTAGCTCTGGCGGCACTCTCTGCCACCATCAGCTTCAGGATCTACAAGTCCGTGCTGCAGGCTGTGCAGAAGACTGATGAGGGGCATCCTTTCAA GGGTTATCTGGAGATGGAGATCGCTCTGTCTCAGGACCAGATCAGTAAATACGCCGATAAGATCCTGCTGTACAGCAACACCTGCATGAAGGAGCTCCGCAGGCTGTTTCTCGTACAGGATCTGGTGGACTCTCTGAAG TTTGCAGTTCTGATGTGGCTTCTGACCTATGTGGGCGCACTCTTCAATGGCCTGACACTGCTCATCCTAG CTGTGGTGTCCATGTTCACTTTGCCTGTGGTCTATGAAAAGCATCAG GCCCAGATTGATCAATACGTGGGACTAATACGGACCCAGGTCAACTCTGTGGTGGTGAA GATCCAGGCGAAGATCCCCGGGGCCAAGAGGAAGGAGGAGTAA
- the rtn1a gene encoding reticulon-1a isoform X2 yields the protein MQAAADVTKKECSWSSWKGQAIDLLYWRNVKQSGAVFSSVLLLLFSLTQFSVVSVGAYLALAALSATISFRIYKSVLQAVQKTDEGHPFKGYLEMEIALSQDQISKYADKILLYSNTCMKELRRLFLVQDLVDSLKFAVLMWLLTYVGALFNGLTLLILAVVSMFTLPVVYEKHQAQIDQYVGLIRTQVNSVVVKIQAKIPGAKRKEE from the exons ATGCAGGCCGCTGCAGACGTGACAAAGAAGGAGTGCTCCTGGAGCAGCTGGAAGGGCCAGG CAATTGACCTCCTCtactggagaaatgtgaagCAGTCCGGTGCCGTGTTCAGCAGCGTCCTTCTGCTCCTGTTCTCCCTGACCCAGTTCAGCGTGGTCAGTGTCGGAGCCTACTTAGCTCTGGCGGCACTCTCTGCCACCATCAGCTTCAGGATCTACAAGTCCGTGCTGCAGGCTGTGCAGAAGACTGATGAGGGGCATCCTTTCAA GGGTTATCTGGAGATGGAGATCGCTCTGTCTCAGGACCAGATCAGTAAATACGCCGATAAGATCCTGCTGTACAGCAACACCTGCATGAAGGAGCTCCGCAGGCTGTTTCTCGTACAGGATCTGGTGGACTCTCTGAAG TTTGCAGTTCTGATGTGGCTTCTGACCTATGTGGGCGCACTCTTCAATGGCCTGACACTGCTCATCCTAG CTGTGGTGTCCATGTTCACTTTGCCTGTGGTCTATGAAAAGCATCAG GCCCAGATTGATCAATACGTGGGACTAATACGGACCCAGGTCAACTCTGTGGTGGTGAA GATCCAGGCGAAGATCCCCGGGGCCAAGAGGAAGGAGGAGTAA
- the rtn1a gene encoding reticulon-1a isoform X3 yields the protein MGAAAIDLLYWRNVKQSGAVFSSVLLLLFSLTQFSVVSVGAYLALAALSATISFRIYKSVLQAVQKTDEGHPFKGYLEMEIALSQDQISKYADKILLYSNTCMKELRRLFLVQDLVDSLKFAVLMWLLTYVGALFNGLTLLILAVVSMFTLPVVYEKHQAQIDQYVGLIRTQVNSVVVKIQAKIPGAKRKEE from the exons ATGGGAGCCGCAG CAATTGACCTCCTCtactggagaaatgtgaagCAGTCCGGTGCCGTGTTCAGCAGCGTCCTTCTGCTCCTGTTCTCCCTGACCCAGTTCAGCGTGGTCAGTGTCGGAGCCTACTTAGCTCTGGCGGCACTCTCTGCCACCATCAGCTTCAGGATCTACAAGTCCGTGCTGCAGGCTGTGCAGAAGACTGATGAGGGGCATCCTTTCAA GGGTTATCTGGAGATGGAGATCGCTCTGTCTCAGGACCAGATCAGTAAATACGCCGATAAGATCCTGCTGTACAGCAACACCTGCATGAAGGAGCTCCGCAGGCTGTTTCTCGTACAGGATCTGGTGGACTCTCTGAAG TTTGCAGTTCTGATGTGGCTTCTGACCTATGTGGGCGCACTCTTCAATGGCCTGACACTGCTCATCCTAG CTGTGGTGTCCATGTTCACTTTGCCTGTGGTCTATGAAAAGCATCAG GCCCAGATTGATCAATACGTGGGACTAATACGGACCCAGGTCAACTCTGTGGTGGTGAA GATCCAGGCGAAGATCCCCGGGGCCAAGAGGAAGGAGGAGTAA